A DNA window from Grus americana isolate bGruAme1 chromosome 27, bGruAme1.mat, whole genome shotgun sequence contains the following coding sequences:
- the LOC129196990 gene encoding olfactory receptor 14I1-like: MSNSSSINEFLLLAFADTRELQLLHFWLFLGIYLAALLGNGLIITAIACDHHLHTPLYFFLLNLSLLDLGSISTTVPKSMTNSLWDTRAIFYQGCAAQVFFFFFLMSAEFSLLTVMAYDRYVAICKPL; the protein is encoded by the coding sequence atgtccaacagcagctccatcaatgagttcctcctcctggcatttgcagacacacgggagctgcagctcttgcacttctggctcttcctgggcatctacctggctgctctcctgggcaatggcctcatcatcactgccatagcctgcgaccaccacctccacacccccctgtacttcttcctcctcaacctctccctcctcgacctgggctccatctccaccactgtgcccAAATCCATgaccaattccctctgggacaccagggccatcttCTATCAAGgctgtgctgcacaggtctttttctttttctttctgatgtcagcagagtTTTCTctcctcactgtcatggcctatgaccgctacgttgccatctgcaaacccctg